One stretch of Asterias rubens chromosome 8, eAstRub1.3, whole genome shotgun sequence DNA includes these proteins:
- the LOC117294014 gene encoding uncharacterized protein LOC117294014, whose product MKKRLSILFLMVTWCLLAEANKSCQNATTSTSRNLYFSKLILRGYGYRNVTGKSYIFCGNLCLSDTRCLSINYWEREKLCELNGASASQVPQALAESSGSYYYGPEENFFTNLTQQSSCQDTISSDYAIVFTPEEYPSADLTQARERCAQCDMQLCSLAQLKAAYDAGYRLNGWGMYDTPGRDVTVTSCGRYFGTAGECYFTEEGQEKSSIPNTPRVATTESVYCCDA is encoded by the exons ATGAAGAAGAGGCTTAGTATCCTCTTTTTGATGGTCACTTGGTGCCTTTTGGCCGAGGCTAATAAGTCATGTCAAAATGCAACCACGAGTACCTCTCGTAACCTGTATTTCAGTAAGCTGATTTTACGCGGATATGGGTACCGCAACGTGACGGGCAAATCGTATATATTTTGCGGCAATCTGTGTCTGTCTGACACCCGTTGTTTGTCCATCAACTACTGGGAGCGAGAGAAGCTGTGTGAGCTGAACGGGGCATCAGCGTCGCAGGTCCCGCAAGCCTTGGCTGAGAGTAGCGGCAGCTACTATTATGGGCCGGAAGAG AATTTCTTCACCAATCTAACTCAACAAAGCTCGTGTCAAGACACTATTAGTAGTG ACTACGCAATCGTCTTCACACCGGAGGAGTATCCCAGCGCCGACCTGACACAGGCCAGAGAGCGTTGTGCACAGTGTGATATGCAACTGTGTTCATTGGCTCAGTTGAAAGCTGCCTACGATGCCGGTTACCGTCTTAATGGATGGGGCATGTACGACACGCCAGGACGAGACGTGACGGTGACGTCATGCGGTCGCTACTTCGGTACTGCGGGGGAGTGCTACTTTACCGAAGAAGGTCAAGAGAAAAGCTCAATCCCAAATACACCCAGAGTGGCTACTACCGAGTCGGTGTACTGCTGTGATGCATGA